A stretch of DNA from Cryptomeria japonica chromosome 4, Sugi_1.0, whole genome shotgun sequence:
ATATCCGCCTCGTCTTTATTTAGAGGAAAATGCACCTCACATTTAACTTCCACCGTCTTCCTGATCATAactatgattctattccacacctgCTGAACCATCAGtctgacctcacgaaagatccccctgttcctctcgagccagatctgccacacAATGATGGGCCCAATGTACCAGACAATCTGGAGAAagaagataggaggtctgcccaagctactccaaaactccaccagtgaatccacgtgaacacaaggatgcttccacaccccccaccaatagtgccaaataagcataaAGAAGGGACATCTGAAAAAcaggtgtgaggagtcttcctccccattaccgcacaaggcacaaatggaaggccccaaAAATCCTCGCTTGTGGATGTTTTCCCAGATTAGGCATCTGTTCAAGGCCAAAGTCCAAGCGAAgcagttacactttggccaagaaagattattccacacctatttccaccaaggcacctctcttccctcaagtcttcggttCAACAGTACCCGATATCCACTGGCAACAATAAAGACGCCCTTAGGATTCGGGAgccaagcaagtccatccctacccttgagagaACTACAGTGTCTATTCGCCAAAATGCCATACAACtccgcacactcttcctccatcccagcaaccaGCCACTCATTAGGGGCCTTCCACCGCTCCATCTCCAGCTGCCCACACCTATACACacccttgaagtcactcaccctagaccacccCGCCTCCAAAATCCTTTGGCAGAGAGTCCCAAGGTTGGGAAACTGATGGGGGGGTAACCATTCCAAGAGTTGTTCCAGaataggacctcttcccccctcctgcaaatccaaaagagacctttCTTAATAAGAGAGGCCCCCTTCTTAAGAGTACTCCAAATCGTTGAACCTTTaccctcaagcggatatcttggaatttcctccatcgggatcttgtgcatatatttgtaggccaaaatcttaGCCTAGCCACAAtcttgctcaacacaccacctccagtacaatttagccgccagagcctccccaaataaaatagactgccttaaaccaagcccccccgattgcttcgggctacacaccaactcccaattgacaagactccatttggaggaggagagtctacctgcccataagaattgcctagccagagagtccaatcccttcaagaaccacttaggagccacttgaagcatacatcgataagtcggaagagcctgaaccaccgactgaattagttgaaccctcccagcaaaggataaccatctattagtccagtgatcaaccttcgtgcgaaatttatccaagattgCTAGGAATCCTTAGGAGGtttaccaggagaaataggaatacgcaaataagtcaagggcaaagagccaacttggaatctcaggataagagcaatcctcctttgaataggacctagagtgttgaaaaagaggatagaagatttatcctcattaatcATCTGGCTCGaagctgcaagataaacatccaaaacctttctcAGATTAGTGGCCTCTTTGATCCGAACAAGACCCATCagggtcgtgtcatcaacaaactgcaagtgAGTCTGcggttgcaagtcattaccccaactccatccCTGAATAAATCCCCGACCCACATTATGTTTAATCAACCTCCCCAGGtcctcagccagaagaatgaataggtaTGGCGATAGGGGGTCCCCTTGGCGAAAACCCCTAGACTCACCGAATAGCTCAGTATGATCGCCATTGATTAGCACCGAGAAAGATGTAGACGtcacacaactcattacccattggatcCAATCATCAGCAAAGCCAAACGCCCTGagaatcttctgaaggaaggaccaacgaactctatcgtaagccttagccatatccaacttaatgaacatagctttttccttggaaatTGACATAGAGTGAATAGTCTCCGTAGCTATGACCACCTCGTCCAAGatttggcgcccttccacaaactcactctgctcctcagagataacatcccccagacactttttcaacctatccgctatcagcttagagataatcttgtaaatcacattgcagagagagatgggtCGGAATTGGCCTAACCGGTCAGCTCCATCACACTTAGGGATGAGTGcgatgaaagtcgcattcaacgcTCGAAGCAtttgcttattcctctgggactcctgaaCTACTTCCCATaaatccaatttgataatatcccagaactcttgaaagaattcaactgggaacccatccAGACTAGGGgcctttccctttctcatgtgaaaaacaatcctctctagTTCTTCCAACGAAATGGGatccataagctgctcattcatctccctagaaACTAGAGAAGGGATGTAAtcaagaacttgattctcctccaccGATTCCCCCTGAGACTCCTCCTTGAAGAGGGCTCGGAAATAAAgtaaagactccctagaaatctcttgTAATGATAAAagttgctcacctctatcattaaccagaaccggaatggcatttccatgtcttctagctttcgccgagttgaagaagaaagcagtgttcttatcacctcttgaagccaatcaatacgagctctctgtttcctgtatatttcctccctaagctcccattcctctagagCCTTGATAGCCctatcttcctccctaagcaaggcttcagacaaaccatgctctttgATGTCACTGGTGATTGCATTCAACACAATCTGAGCAACTTTCTTTGCATGGAAAATATTTCTGAAACCCCGACGATTCCActttttaagctgaaacttaacaaattgcagttgcttggcaaaagtATACATAGCAGTGCCGAAGGCCGGCCTCCCTTGTCTCCACCAATCTGCAACAAGAGTCTGCAAAgtaggatcccgaagccacataagttggaatttgaaagaaggagagcGAGCGACCCGAGCAaaagaagaaaccaacttgatgggccagtgatcggATCCTCTCCAGTCTAGAATCTCCGAGCTTGTAGGCcactccccaccaatccaaaaactagaaaccagaaaacgATCCAACCtttccgcaatccaatactcccctatcctcctattgttccaagtgaacaaaccattaccaggattaatgtcaacaagatgcaacgaaGCTATATTATCTCGAAAAAGGAAAGACGAAGGTTCTAACtgcataacaccccccttcttctcactcaactcgaggatggcattgaaatcgcccgccataatccaaggatgcaaAGGGACCAACCTCCGCACACCAGAGATATGGGCCCATAAATTTTGCTTACcttgaagatcagtgggggcatagatattagtaaccaagatattccccagtctcaagactagagacaaccccAGATAATGAAGATCTGGAGGCCACCCCACCAGTTAGGACGAATCCTTagagggttccaaagataggccacccctctcGAGGAGCCCACAACACCAATACACTGACACTGACATCTCCCCAAATCTTTGGCACCAgatccatcatactttccacaaAAAGTTTTGTCTCTAGCAAAAAAAGGATATCAAGAGCATGGCTCCTTATCAActcctgaacaactttttgtctagggccactgttcaagcccctcacattccatgataaaacAATCATTTAGGGGGATTGGAAAAGTGCGAATCCAGTCTCTACTGACCccaactcaaccaaattctcccccatcaatttgatcttctctaaGTCCTTTTTTCTTCCGGCCTTAGAACTCTTCTCCTATgatcctttcttaatgtccttctgGTGGAGACCCAAATGTACACCCATCTTGTTACTTTTGGTCCCAGCAGGTTCCAATTTTTGAGCAGAAGGAGAAACCTCCCCCCCAACCAACTCCACTATAGCACTAGGTATGGACCCCAACTGGGCTACActtggctgatccatctccatttgttggctcCCCACAATTTGCAAAGCCTGGGTCAAGTCCCAAATTACACTATCATCTGCCAACCTTGGAGCACCCTGATCCAAAGGAGTCAGCCCAGGGTTTACCTCCTGCTGGGTGAGGTCATCCAGGGCTTCAAACTTGTTGaaagtatcctcctcctgtctcacCTATAAGGGCCTCCTTTTTCCctgattcttgttctttgtcttaactgggacaaaaccatcagtacCCACAGCTTCCTCAGTCATggcagcttttcctttatcaagcccATCTGTATTATGGGTCAGCTGTTGAGATTGGTGCACCATCGATTTATACCTAGGGCACTTGCGCTGCAAGTGACCGTACTCATGACATAGGCGACACcagaaaggtaaagtctcataatccagttGCTGAACCCAGGAATAAGAACCCGCACACATATCGATAGCATATGGCAAAGGCCTACTAAGATCAATCTCAACACAGATGCAAGCGAAGGTCATTACCCTTCTCCCAGGGTTTGCGAGGATGCTCCAATTGGCCTCCCAAGCATTGAAGTGagcatccgtagcacatcctccCAACAACATTCCACCGGAAGTTGCGGTAAGCGGacccacactgggaccctattCGGGAGTTCCTCCGAAGGGTTGAAccttgcatgccaaggtttgataaacaataccacctggttgtaaaaatacggccctccttcaaaaaccctactccgatcctccatgcaattgaaggtaACCATGACGTAGTTGTTTGCTAGTAACATGATCTCCATCTCCCCTTACGGAGCCCAAGTTCTTtgagcccagttttccaaaaattgcagagagaccctcatccccaaaaacttgcagtataaCGAATGTTTGGAAAAGTAATCAACATCTTCCGCTATCATAACGAGAACATAGAGGAGGTGAATTATTATCTGGGGATAAATTTGGGAAAAAACAGCTGCATACTTATGAGCGCGAGAAGCCAAGATGTTCTAGTAAAGAAATTCAATATTGACTCGCAGTTATGCATGCGCGTCCCAAGTCTTAACAAGGATGAGGCCATAGGCATATTGTTGGAAAGCATATCCTTAGAAGAGTCAGGGTTGGGGACAGAGGAGAAAAGTTTTGCTTTGATGTGCGCAAACAAATGCTTCTTCAAAGAGATCGGTTGTGACACAGGAGCATTTCATCCGTTAGCTTTAAAAGCTTTTGGCGGCCACCTCAACAGTAAATACGGTCCGACTTTGTCAAAATGGGTTGCTgagatagatgattttgatgacgtGTTCGCTGTGCTGGGCAAAGCTTTTCATGACATGGATCCGAAATACCGCACCGTATTCATGCTTCTAACTATATACACCCTACCTGATATGTCTACCCACAAAGTTACTGAGTGGCTAGCAATAATTTGCAACGAAGAGATGGAGTACATTGAGAAAGCCGTGAGTTAAATATTTGCTTTTGCTCTCGTCTACATTGTGATTTGAGTTTTTGAAATTGAGAAAGCTCTGAAcgctaattttatttaattatttgtgggATCAGGTTAATGATCTAAGGAAGATGgcttttattgaaaattttgaacctGAAATTCGCATACACGAACTCTATATTGAGTTCGCTCATGACAAAGTAAAAAGGATGGGGAGATGGCTGTGGTGGAAGGGCGACGAAAGTAGTACACGTGGGTTAATTTCACAAGATCAAGCAGGATTTGAATTGGTTAAGTTGGAACATTCAATGTATCGAAGTCCGTCACAGATTGCCACCAAATATCTAAAAAATCTATTGGTGCTTCAGCTTGTAGGTGTGCGGAATATAAGAACTCTTGATTTCAGCCGGATGGACAGTCTCAGAAGTATCACATTACACTACTGCAAAGATCTGGTAGCATTTAGCGGAATGGAAAATTTGCCATACCTGGCGTGGCTTCAGATAAGAGGAGTAAATCCAGTGTTAAAACTTCCCGACCTAAGTAGCCTCCGTGCTTTACAACATCTTGACATACACATACCAGTCAGCCACGAGCTTGGTCATATTGCAGATCTTACTCCTTGCGTTTTTCTGAGAGAAATTAAGGTTTTCTATCCATCCCTCGTGGAGTTTCCGAGGTTAAATGGTCTACCGTATTTGGAGAAGGTGGAGTTTCGTATGTGTTGTAGAGTGATGAAGCCCCTCGATTGTGAAAACTGCGTAATGCTTGGAACAGTTGTTCTCGATGGTTGCTGCGAGATGGCTGGCTCACCACTCCTCGCTGGATGTAGAAAACTATACAAAATTGTTTTGTCGGAATGTAATGCAGTTACGACATGTCCAGATGTAGATGCAGAGTCTTCTGACGGCCTGGAAAATCTTCAACTATGGGATATGGGGGAACTAAAGGAGATTCCAAGTTTCAGTAGTTTATCAAATTTGACTGTGCTCAAAATTGGCAAGTGTGGTATACGGGAGCCACCGGACCTTACGTGTTGTGCAATGTTGGAGGATGTTTACTTTTTCACACTAAAAAGTTTAGAAAGGTTTCCAAACTTCTCATCACTTACGAAACTGAAGAAATTAAGTTTATGTAATTGCATTAATGTTCAAGATCCTCCCGATATCATGGGATGCCATCAATTACAGGTGTTTCATCTGCTCTACAATGATAATATGAAAGGACTTTCAAACATGGATTTGTGCAAACAATTAGAGGAAATCAAAGTGAGTTGGCATTGTAAGGATCAGGTCATTTACCAGGGAATTGATCCGGAGAGTTGTCAGGGCGATGACAATCTTGATTCTTGTCTTGATTACTGGGAAGACGTGATCCTGGAAAACTTAAATGATATATTTTTCCCAGTTGAGTTGAAGGAGTGGCAGAGGATGCAGGCTAAGACAATGCTGGTGAAGAAGTTTTTCCGTGGAGCGAAGCTCTATTATTTTGTCACAGCTCCATATGAGTCGTGTAAAACCTTGAAGGGTTACAGCCAAAATTCTATTACTCTCAGATTGGTAGGTAACAAAGTGATGGCCTTCCCGATGGGAGAAGGTGTTACTAAACATTGTGATTGGCTGACTAAAGTGCGAGGATATTTTGCTGCAAAGAAGTTTTTTGCTCGTGCAAGTGCGGGTAAGGTTTTAATACCAGCTTTAAATGATTTATATGAAAAATTCTGAGATTATTCTTATAaagtataaatttaaatttaaaatgtatacgttaattttttttataacaaaGGAAAAATTATGTATCTATATTTATTCTTGTAATAGTAAAAATTCATAATCATTTTTTCTAATAATTTGGTTAGTTTGATTAAGAGTATTTTAAATGTAATGATTAGCATATAAGGTATATTTtgtgtgaatttggtttaaaatttggttttattttgatttcatcATCATTGATCTTCAAAATTAGTTATGATTCTTAGATCTCCTAGTCGCCATGTTAAGTTAGTTTGACAAGCACAAAATTGGCTCAAGATATTCTTGCAATTGCAAATGTAAACCTCAAacttctaaaattcaaaattcaaattgacaCTTTGCGAACCTCTTCACTAGTCATTGATAGCTAAAAGCTAATGCACATTTGTGTTGATTTGTATGCTATGGTGTTGCATCTAACTAAGTTCATTCATTTAGTTAAAAGCATGCTCAGTCAACCTAGGATGTGCAAAAAAAATGAAGGCTAGtaaaaaaattcatttcaaaaCATTACATCAACATACATTATCCTAGATAAATTGTAGGATTGATTGTTGTCCTCAATCATTGCTTTGAAACTATTGGATTGATCAACCTAACAGTCTATTTGAAGAGACCATATCCCCATAATTTAACAGGTTCCTTAAAGATGTTTGTAAACGCTACCAGATTCCTTGCCAAATTCAGACAAATGAATACTTCTaggtttttaattaaattttgttgaCACAAAAATCAGGTCTGCAAACATAGATCCAGACCAAAGAAAATTAGTAGCAAACTCCATTAATTCAATTTCCTTATGCAAGCTCA
This window harbors:
- the LOC131875444 gene encoding uncharacterized protein LOC131875444, which translates into the protein MSARSQDVLVKKFNIDSQLCMRVPSLNKDEAIGILLESISLEESGLGTEEKSFALMCANKCFFKEIGCDTGAFHPLALKAFGGHLNSKYGPTLSKWVAEIDDFDDVFAVLGKAFHDMDPKYRTVFMLLTIYTLPDMSTHKVTEWLAIICNEEMEYIEKAVNDLRKMAFIENFEPEIRIHELYIEFAHDKVKRMGRWLWWKGDESSTRGLISQDQAGFELVKLEHSMYRSPSQIATKYLKNLLVLQLVGVRNIRTLDFSRMDSLRSITLHYCKDLVAFSGMENLPYLAWLQIRGVNPVLKLPDLSSLRALQHLDIHIPVSHELGHIADLTPCVFLREIKVFYPSLVEFPRLNGLPYLEKVEFRMCCRVMKPLDCENCVMLGTVVLDGCCEMAGSPLLAGCRKLYKIVLSECNAVTTCPDVDAESSDGLENLQLWDMGELKEIPSFSSLSNLTVLKIGKCGIREPPDLTCCAMLEDVYFFTLKSLERFPNFSSLTKLKKLSLCNCINVQDPPDIMGCHQLQVFHLLYNDNMKGLSNMDLCKQLEEIKVSWHCKDQVIYQGIDPESCQGDDNLDSCLDYWEDVILENLNDIFFPVELKEWQRMQAKTMLVKKFFRGAKLYYFVTAPYESCKTLKGYSQNSITLRLVGNKVMAFPMGEGVTKHCDWLTKVRGYFAAKKFFARASAGCENVEGNSCFPRYRVPAMQGETRMCQAVAGFFNKVKQNEKGIRVAGLYGMSGQGKTTLVKAFCNVKLGDFGGRVCYLDFSRGNKLDRQKLVLKYLGDCRESQVEWVTNEDEAHYFFKTVVEGQKVLLVLDHMTQASIDERKYYSGVQLGEDSCILLTGPSEGFLKSLWNFNIDEQSCMHVPILTKDEAIAILIEGTSLKELPLRVEHRSFALNWANRCSYKNDRGSRTFHPLALKAYGRHFFSKQYHDRSTWVAAFEERNNNALDDVVAGLGKAFDDMDPKHRTIFRHLVLSRTTNTSSEVVKCLAQEMNLEIKYTNQAVEDLCKNGFIEEIEPRIRIHFLVNSFITQKNITAVETGLQR